One genomic segment of Rubripirellula amarantea includes these proteins:
- a CDS encoding GEVED domain-containing protein: MNSARDRRFSRSLHSSRRSRQSPRIRLAAFETLEPRRLLAAEILDSIAGEPSLAAFESVIPGSNDRLTYSDVSYRGDRKEPAQAGIEILAIVQPDSEFRLVEVKHGIASSHARFEQVVDGIPVYGSFASVHLGRDGEVQTLHVDARPELASLKVETPKLDIENATAIAINKNGVITTRSPTTGNLVWYPAKDGGAMLAWETTITSSVPVGDFHTVVSADTGEVLFKENRAVFATGTGDVFLPNPYQTQGSGSGLADNSDANSAALSSQLVSVTLERLDAGTGLLKGEWVDLSTLNSSTLADVDADEATRVYEYDRDDPRFEQVVIYHAIDSIQAYIHSLGFDDDVGTPNGIRDFPTLANAHWDNDDQSFYSTADDAVHFGDGGVDDGEDADIIAHEYGHAIQHDQNSNWGGGEMGAMGEGFGDYLAASFYAGAGDSNYQSSDEACVGEWDATSYSGSNPPCLRRVDGNKMYPDDLVGQVHADGEIWSAALWEIRAALGALITDQLVLEHHFALPAGATMPIAAQAMLTADANLNGGVNQAVIRQVFLSRGILQATPAGIVSLDRDTYDVGDTLTIEVADTDLSGSGTVNVVVTTDAGDSETITLTESGGTFIGTIASTSGAIVQDNGSLEAAGEDVVTVTYSDADDGTGNPAVVDDSATFLEFDVVFNADFSNEIGDPDDEGFAISGSANQWELSTGRGSDTGHSSDDSFYFGSGEGATGGGSYANDQDGTITSPLIDLTQATIAELSFNHFLESEAGYDFASVSIVQAGTEHLIAKSGDGTLPIATSGFESLSLDISAYVGETIQVAFRFTSDFSITNEGWYVDDVVVRADVPVTENDFGDAPNVYPTTLQDNGAHHLAIGPLLGPSRDVEANGQPTLAADGDGADEDGVSFGLLRIGNVDAEVDIDLQGEPNAMLDAWIDFDSNGTWDASEQIFDSTQISNGLQTLTFAVPETALIGDTYARVRVSSAGDLEPTGFAPDGEVEDYLVTIADFFAKDDVATTIETAPVEISALANDQPSDQLQIVAATSPTNGTLIQNGDGTFTYQANPGFVGTDSFEYTVAFTNAELINPTPNGGDRYGYSVGIDGDYAIVGAYYDDPNGLSNAGTAFVYHRTSNSDWTQMAQLNGDLNSDDEQSYFGWSVAISGDTVVVGAQGDGDKGFRSGAAYIFDRNEGGTDNWGRVAKVYGDDTDKSDFFGRSIDIDSDTVVVGASIASPLGAASGSAYVFDRNQGGSNAWGQTKQLLGSTQAAGDRFGQSVSIDHDRVAVGAFRHDGAGTDSGAAYVFVRNRYGADNWGELSAIEAPDAAAADNFGYSVSIKGGSLAVGAPLDDEGGQNQVGSVYMLGQNTGGSNNWGQVTKLLASDATAGDRLGWSVDFDGTRVITGAPLADVFGDSSGRAYLFSKINGVWSQSRILSSDEVSLRDQYGIGVALDGNIALVGSWLDNRPHNNSGGAYSFDLRTDTARVWVNVDAASVKFNFSNIVLAKDESERNVAPELVVQSKDAWEPWSDRKRRGSALNSHSVDEVFTKFVQRSGRADPNVLLDEDNINAEALRDLGIAN; encoded by the coding sequence ATGAATAGTGCTCGCGATCGAAGGTTTTCTCGCTCACTCCATTCATCGCGACGGTCGCGGCAATCACCGCGAATTCGTCTTGCAGCGTTCGAAACGCTTGAACCTCGGAGGCTTTTGGCTGCCGAGATTCTGGATTCCATTGCAGGCGAACCCTCGCTCGCCGCATTCGAAAGTGTTATCCCCGGATCTAATGATCGCTTAACGTATAGCGACGTTTCGTATCGAGGAGATCGAAAAGAACCGGCGCAAGCGGGAATAGAGATATTGGCGATTGTTCAACCCGACAGTGAGTTTCGACTCGTGGAGGTCAAGCATGGAATAGCCAGCAGTCACGCAAGGTTCGAACAAGTTGTTGATGGCATACCAGTGTACGGTTCGTTTGCGTCTGTGCACCTGGGGCGCGATGGAGAAGTGCAAACTCTGCATGTTGATGCGCGGCCGGAGTTGGCGAGCCTGAAAGTAGAGACACCGAAGCTTGACATTGAAAATGCGACCGCGATCGCGATCAATAAGAACGGCGTAATCACCACTCGCTCACCAACTACCGGCAACTTGGTGTGGTATCCGGCAAAGGATGGCGGTGCGATGTTAGCGTGGGAAACTACAATCACGTCCAGTGTGCCGGTAGGCGATTTCCATACAGTGGTCAGCGCCGACACGGGTGAAGTGCTGTTTAAAGAGAATCGAGCTGTATTTGCAACGGGGACTGGAGACGTATTCTTACCCAATCCGTATCAAACCCAAGGCAGTGGTAGCGGACTGGCAGACAATAGCGATGCGAATAGTGCAGCGTTGTCATCACAGCTTGTTTCCGTAACGCTTGAAAGACTTGATGCCGGAACCGGATTGCTTAAAGGTGAATGGGTTGACCTATCGACGTTGAATAGTTCAACACTTGCCGATGTTGACGCCGACGAAGCGACGCGAGTTTACGAGTACGATCGGGATGATCCACGTTTCGAACAAGTGGTGATTTATCACGCGATTGATTCCATTCAAGCGTACATCCACTCGCTTGGGTTTGATGATGACGTCGGGACACCCAACGGCATCCGTGATTTTCCAACGTTGGCTAACGCTCATTGGGACAACGACGATCAATCGTTTTACTCCACAGCGGATGATGCAGTTCACTTTGGCGATGGAGGTGTTGACGATGGCGAGGATGCTGACATCATTGCGCATGAATATGGTCATGCAATTCAACACGACCAAAACTCCAACTGGGGTGGCGGCGAAATGGGGGCGATGGGGGAAGGGTTCGGCGACTATCTAGCCGCAAGTTTTTATGCTGGTGCGGGGGATTCCAACTATCAGTCGAGTGATGAAGCCTGCGTGGGCGAGTGGGACGCGACTTCGTATAGTGGATCAAACCCTCCCTGCCTAAGACGCGTCGATGGCAACAAGATGTACCCCGACGACTTGGTTGGCCAGGTCCACGCCGACGGTGAAATTTGGTCTGCTGCGCTTTGGGAAATCCGCGCTGCCCTTGGAGCGTTGATAACCGACCAGCTCGTGTTGGAGCACCACTTTGCTTTACCCGCAGGTGCCACGATGCCGATTGCTGCGCAGGCGATGCTAACAGCCGACGCCAACTTGAACGGCGGCGTCAACCAAGCGGTGATTCGACAGGTGTTTTTATCACGCGGGATACTGCAAGCCACGCCAGCCGGGATTGTAAGCTTGGATCGTGACACCTATGACGTCGGCGATACGTTAACGATCGAAGTCGCAGATACGGATCTAAGCGGCAGCGGAACCGTCAACGTGGTCGTGACAACCGACGCGGGCGATTCAGAAACGATAACTCTGACGGAATCCGGCGGCACATTTATTGGAACAATAGCTTCGACGTCTGGTGCAATCGTCCAGGACAATGGAAGTTTGGAAGCAGCGGGTGAAGATGTAGTCACGGTCACCTATTCGGATGCCGACGACGGCACTGGCAACCCTGCGGTGGTTGACGATAGCGCTACCTTCTTGGAGTTCGACGTTGTTTTCAACGCTGACTTCTCCAATGAGATTGGAGATCCTGATGACGAAGGATTTGCAATCTCGGGTAGTGCAAACCAGTGGGAGCTTTCGACCGGCCGTGGATCGGACACGGGGCACAGTAGCGACGACAGCTTTTACTTCGGATCTGGCGAAGGTGCGACCGGAGGAGGTTCCTACGCCAATGACCAAGACGGCACTATTACATCGCCCCTAATCGACCTGACCCAAGCAACGATAGCCGAGTTGAGCTTCAATCACTTCCTGGAATCGGAAGCCGGCTATGACTTTGCCTCCGTCAGCATTGTCCAAGCCGGGACGGAGCACCTGATCGCTAAGTCGGGTGATGGGACACTTCCGATAGCCACTTCGGGTTTTGAGAGCCTTTCGCTTGACATATCCGCGTACGTTGGCGAAACAATTCAGGTTGCCTTTCGGTTCACCTCCGACTTCAGCATCACAAACGAGGGTTGGTATGTGGACGACGTCGTTGTCCGGGCTGACGTTCCCGTCACTGAGAACGACTTTGGCGATGCACCTAATGTTTATCCAACGACTCTTCAAGACAACGGTGCTCATCACCTAGCCATCGGCCCCCTTTTGGGACCTAGTCGCGACGTCGAAGCGAATGGTCAACCAACGCTCGCGGCCGACGGTGATGGTGCGGACGAAGACGGAGTGAGCTTTGGGTTGCTACGCATTGGCAATGTGGATGCGGAAGTCGACATCGACTTGCAAGGCGAGCCGAACGCAATGCTGGATGCTTGGATCGATTTTGATTCCAACGGAACCTGGGATGCCTCAGAACAAATTTTTGACAGCACGCAGATTTCTAACGGATTACAAACGCTCACTTTCGCGGTTCCCGAAACGGCGCTGATCGGTGATACGTACGCTCGCGTGCGAGTGAGTTCAGCGGGTGACTTAGAACCCACCGGATTCGCCCCCGATGGCGAGGTTGAAGACTATCTGGTCACGATCGCGGATTTCTTCGCTAAGGATGACGTGGCCACGACTATCGAAACAGCGCCCGTGGAAATTTCAGCACTGGCGAATGACCAACCTTCGGATCAGCTGCAGATTGTGGCGGCGACTTCACCCACGAACGGAACTTTGATTCAAAACGGCGATGGCACTTTTACATACCAAGCCAATCCGGGCTTCGTTGGTACAGATTCGTTCGAATACACGGTTGCGTTTACCAATGCCGAACTGATCAACCCTACGCCCAACGGCGGTGACCGCTACGGCTATTCGGTCGGTATCGACGGAGATTACGCCATCGTGGGAGCGTATTACGATGACCCGAATGGATTGTCGAATGCGGGCACTGCGTTCGTCTACCATCGCACAAGCAACTCGGACTGGACTCAGATGGCGCAGCTCAATGGAGACTTGAATTCCGATGATGAACAGAGTTACTTCGGTTGGAGTGTCGCGATCAGTGGCGACACCGTAGTCGTCGGTGCTCAAGGCGATGGCGACAAGGGGTTTCGCTCGGGCGCCGCTTACATCTTTGACCGGAACGAGGGTGGGACGGACAATTGGGGAAGAGTCGCTAAAGTTTATGGCGACGATACCGACAAGAGCGACTTCTTTGGTCGGTCCATCGACATCGATAGTGACACGGTTGTTGTTGGCGCTAGCATCGCATCACCATTGGGCGCGGCCTCTGGTTCAGCCTACGTGTTTGATCGCAATCAAGGTGGATCTAATGCGTGGGGACAGACCAAGCAACTGCTCGGTAGCACGCAAGCCGCAGGTGACCGATTCGGTCAATCGGTATCCATTGACCATGATCGCGTCGCAGTCGGTGCATTCCGGCATGATGGGGCTGGAACAGATAGCGGGGCGGCCTACGTATTCGTTCGCAACCGCTACGGTGCAGACAATTGGGGTGAACTTTCTGCCATCGAAGCTCCCGATGCAGCGGCTGCGGACAACTTTGGATACAGCGTCTCGATCAAGGGAGGGAGCCTCGCGGTCGGTGCGCCGCTTGATGATGAAGGTGGTCAAAATCAAGTCGGCTCTGTCTACATGCTGGGACAGAATACGGGCGGCAGCAACAACTGGGGCCAAGTTACCAAACTTCTCGCGAGCGATGCTACGGCCGGCGATCGCCTGGGCTGGTCCGTCGACTTTGATGGGACGCGGGTGATAACGGGCGCTCCGCTGGCTGACGTGTTTGGCGACTCGTCCGGAAGAGCGTATTTGTTTAGCAAGATCAATGGCGTGTGGTCTCAGTCACGAATACTGAGCAGTGACGAAGTCAGCTTGCGGGATCAATACGGAATTGGCGTTGCGCTCGATGGCAACATCGCCCTGGTCGGTTCCTGGCTCGACAACCGCCCCCACAACAACTCCGGCGGTGCGTACTCCTTTGACCTACGCACCGACACGGCAAGAGTGTGGGTTAACGTAGATGCCGCGTCCGTGAAGTTCAATTTTTCTAATATTGTATTGGCGAAGGATGAGAGCGAACGGAACGTGGCGCCCGAATTGGTTGTGCAATCAAAGGATGCCTGGGAACCATGGAGCGATCGGAAGCGAAGAGGTTCAGCTCTCAATTCTCATAGCGTCGACGAAGTATTCACAAAGTTCGTTCAAAGAAGTGGTAGGGCAGATCCAAACGTTCTGTTGGATGAGGACAACATAAATGCCGAAGCGTTGCGAGATCTGGGCATCGCGAATTAG